In Methanomicrobia archaeon, the genomic window AACGGCGTTGGCAGCGCGATCGAGTCCAGAATGACCGCCAATACATGCCATAGTCCGTAAATCGCTAGTGCCGTAATTAAATAGCTCCACCATCTAAGCTCTGCCTTACTTCCCTGCATTTATCGAAGAATTCCTCCTTTGTTCTGTAATCCAAATCACCCATCCGTGGATTTTCCACCGTTTTTAGCACCGTTCCTGGCCTCGGCGAGAGTACAACCACTTTTTTGCCCAGGAATACCGCTTCCTCTATGCTGTGCGTTACCAGCAGCACGGTCATCTTCTTCTCCTCCCAGAGCTGGAGTAAAAAGTTCTGCAAATTCTCCCTCGTCAACGCGTCTAATGACGATAACGGCTCGTCCATGAGCATAATCTGTGGATTCAACGCTAATGCACGCGCGAACGCGACTCGCTGCTGCATACCACCCGAAAGCTGCTTCGGATAATATCGCTCGAAGCCCTGTAAATTGAGATCTGTGAGAAGCGATGAGACGATCTCCTTGCGCTCCCGTTTACCGAAGCCTCGCAGCTCTAAACCCAGCGAAACGTTCTCGTAGACCGTCTTCCAGGGGAACAAGCCGTAATCCTGAAATATGAGTGCTAACTCTTTTGACGCCGCCGTTAGCTCCTTTCCTTCAACCAGCACTCGTCCCGCTGAGGGCTTCAGGATACCGGAGAAGATAAGGAGCAGCGTCGTCTTACCGCAGCCCGAAGGGCCGATAACCGCGCAGCTCTCTCCATCCCGTATGTCGAACGTGACGTTATGAAGTGCTTCCGTTCCATCAGGAAAGGTCTTGGTTATCCCCGTCGCTTCAATCATGCACTTTCATAAATCACGTCCTCATATAAGATTTCTTCCGTCACCAGACCCTTGCTCTGC contains:
- a CDS encoding ABC transporter ATP-binding protein; its protein translation is MIEATGITKTFPDGTEALHNVTFDIRDGESCAVIGPSGCGKTTLLLIFSGILKPSAGRVLVEGKELTAASKELALIFQDYGLFPWKTVYENVSLGLELRGFGKRERKEIVSSLLTDLNLQGFERYYPKQLSGGMQQRVAFARALALNPQIMLMDEPLSSLDALTRENLQNFLLQLWEEKKMTVLLVTHSIEEAVFLGKKVVVLSPRPGTVLKTVENPRMGDLDYRTKEEFFDKCREVRQSLDGGAI